One segment of Desulfovibrio sp. X2 DNA contains the following:
- a CDS encoding 4Fe-4S binding protein gives MFDFLKILAGNVVKGPSTDPFPFVEAKTPARFRGKVHMNPALCVGCAICRHVCAGAAIHIEERPDGSGYDFALWHNTCALCGLCRHYCPTGAISMSNDWHNAHPQSEKYEWCERHFVPFLSCEGCGAHIRPLPPALAGRIYADNDVDAAHLMRLCPQCRQLESALKRVEADNGDRTHA, from the coding sequence ATGTTCGATTTCCTGAAGATACTGGCCGGCAACGTGGTCAAGGGGCCGTCCACCGATCCCTTTCCCTTCGTCGAGGCGAAGACGCCCGCGCGTTTCCGCGGCAAGGTGCACATGAACCCCGCCCTGTGCGTGGGCTGCGCCATCTGCCGCCACGTCTGCGCGGGTGCGGCCATCCACATCGAGGAGCGGCCCGACGGCAGCGGCTACGACTTCGCCCTGTGGCACAACACCTGCGCCCTGTGCGGCCTGTGTCGGCACTACTGCCCCACCGGCGCCATCTCCATGAGCAACGACTGGCACAACGCCCACCCGCAGTCCGAGAAGTACGAGTGGTGCGAGCGCCATTTCGTGCCCTTCCTCTCCTGCGAGGGCTGCGGAGCGCACATCCGTCCGCTGCCGCCCGCGCTCGCCGGACGCATCTACGCGGACAACGACGTGGACGCGGCGCACCTCATGCGCCTGTGCCCGCAGTGCCGCCAGCTCGAAAGCGCGCTGAAGCGCGTGGAGGCCGACAATGGCGACCGTACGCACGCTTGA
- a CDS encoding proton-conducting transporter membrane subunit, which translates to MVTAPALPHLSFLALVGAALLLWGTASAVANRQRLGHLIAYGGLAEAGIACIGVGYGGASGEVGAVLIFLFQAVARLLAYGALVRLAQPGGSTELGRLRGSGRRLPVTGGLFGFGMFAALGVSPFLVPEGRLLVLRAVQSGGGMGLLLAIASASVVLAWLTLSAVQAVCLEDAGQEGASRSIGWKNDRPGWHVLVLAGFVVLLGLIAHSLNIGLGEMLGFGPHSLPELGDGWHAAALVPYVGAFAVFVLAFVGDAPRNLLAVGLAGASLFLAWSDAALDPLSRLFALVTAGIGLVVTAYSTGYIHSGRAKSAGYFFFLLLMQGALMGLATTRSFGSFYGFWELMTWSSYFLVVHEGTRKALRAGMKYFVMCAGGAYFMLPGLLLLGSGGNGLDFASVAEAAARLDPHLLAAALLLTLTGFAVKAGLVPVHGWLPDAHPVAPSSISGPLSGLLTKTGIYGFARVFLAVCGTAVLLRAGEGAAGLSWLGTILTTLGVLTMVYGEVMALRQDDLKRMLAFSTMGQIGEIVIVFGLGSWLSTTAALSHVVNHAIMKNLLFLGAGALILRAGGRKLEDLAGLGRHMPWTTACMTVGVLSIMGMPPFNGFASKYLMLRACIAAGHPELACGLLLASLAGAVYYMRILRVLIFERRRGPAVSEAHIAMLLPMLLLAALCVVLGIAPQLNLALVVPVANMLTSAGKLAPQALPSLAVTWPPFVVIPMLGAALPFLLRKNRRAAGWSAALVLLCAALAVFVYGGTLDTLSFGFALVVALMGCLNMVYSVGYMEHSHTQWRFYTFFLFMAGGLLGVAASSDLFSFFTFWEIMSSWSLYFVIVHEENRQALKEGYKYFFFNVLGAAFLFLGVLLLVQAAGSPTFSAVRAAWTAMPAGTAGAALALMALGFGMKAAQLPLRIDIQMHPAAAPTPVSGYISSVLLKSAFFGLVKLFFVLGGAGALAAGAVGLWHQAAVMHTLAWVGGVTIVLAALMAVLQSDLKLVLIYSTVSQLGYMVLGVSLGTSLGVAGGLLHLANHVLFKDLLFLVAGALLLQTHKHSLDELGGVGRKMPVTLAVFAVGALSVVGVPPSNGFTSKWIIYHALMQQGDVVLALLSLVGSVLTLAYFAKYLHAAFLGQPARDLEHVHEAPRVMLAPMVLLAAGCVVTGIFPGLLLEPIAAIVSQLGLGTLDVAASGLVSGPGAWNATAVAVLALVAFGIGWGSLRLLVRTARVSDVHTCGVRLDPSATRMASRGIYGLPGDMLRGLAATLIPAAKE; encoded by the coding sequence ATGGTCACCGCACCAGCCCTGCCGCACTTATCGTTTCTTGCCTTGGTCGGAGCCGCCCTGCTGCTGTGGGGCACGGCTTCCGCCGTCGCCAACAGACAGCGCCTCGGGCACCTGATCGCCTACGGCGGCCTGGCCGAGGCGGGCATTGCCTGCATCGGCGTGGGCTACGGCGGCGCCTCGGGAGAGGTGGGCGCAGTCCTCATCTTCCTCTTCCAGGCCGTGGCCAGGCTCCTGGCCTACGGCGCGCTCGTGCGCCTCGCCCAGCCGGGGGGCTCCACCGAACTCGGCCGCTTGCGCGGCTCGGGCCGCAGACTCCCGGTCACCGGGGGGCTCTTCGGCTTCGGCATGTTCGCCGCGCTCGGCGTCTCGCCGTTCCTCGTGCCCGAGGGGCGCCTGCTCGTGCTTCGGGCCGTGCAGTCCGGCGGCGGCATGGGGCTGCTTCTGGCCATCGCCTCGGCCTCGGTTGTCCTGGCCTGGCTGACGCTGTCCGCCGTCCAGGCCGTCTGCCTCGAGGACGCCGGGCAGGAGGGAGCCTCCAGGTCCATCGGCTGGAAGAACGACCGTCCGGGATGGCACGTGCTCGTCCTTGCGGGCTTTGTCGTGCTCCTTGGCTTGATTGCTCACTCACTCAATATAGGCCTTGGTGAGATGCTGGGCTTCGGCCCGCACAGCCTGCCCGAGCTCGGCGACGGCTGGCATGCCGCGGCCCTGGTGCCCTACGTGGGCGCCTTCGCGGTCTTCGTCCTGGCCTTCGTGGGCGACGCGCCGCGCAACCTCCTGGCCGTGGGCCTGGCCGGAGCCTCGCTCTTCCTGGCCTGGTCCGACGCCGCGCTCGATCCCCTGTCCCGGCTCTTCGCGCTCGTCACCGCGGGCATCGGCCTCGTGGTCACGGCCTATTCCACCGGCTACATCCACTCCGGCCGCGCCAAGAGCGCGGGCTACTTCTTCTTCCTGCTGCTCATGCAGGGCGCGCTCATGGGGCTCGCCACCACGCGCTCCTTCGGCTCCTTCTACGGCTTCTGGGAGTTGATGACCTGGTCGTCCTACTTCCTGGTGGTGCACGAGGGGACCCGCAAGGCGCTGCGCGCGGGCATGAAGTATTTCGTGATGTGCGCGGGCGGCGCCTACTTCATGCTGCCCGGCCTGCTCCTGCTCGGAAGCGGCGGCAACGGCCTCGACTTCGCCTCCGTGGCCGAGGCGGCCGCGCGGCTGGATCCGCACCTGCTGGCCGCCGCGCTGCTGCTCACGCTCACGGGCTTCGCGGTCAAGGCGGGCCTCGTGCCGGTGCACGGCTGGCTGCCCGACGCCCACCCCGTGGCACCGTCCTCCATCTCCGGCCCGCTCTCGGGCCTTCTGACCAAGACCGGCATCTACGGCTTCGCCCGCGTCTTCCTGGCCGTGTGCGGCACCGCGGTGCTGCTGCGCGCCGGGGAGGGCGCCGCCGGGCTCTCCTGGCTCGGCACCATCCTGACCACGCTCGGCGTGCTGACCATGGTCTACGGCGAGGTCATGGCCCTGCGCCAGGACGACCTGAAGCGCATGCTCGCCTTCTCCACCATGGGGCAGATCGGCGAGATCGTCATCGTCTTCGGCCTGGGCTCCTGGCTCTCCACGACCGCGGCGCTCTCCCACGTGGTGAACCACGCGATCATGAAGAACCTGCTCTTCCTGGGCGCAGGCGCGCTGATCCTGCGCGCGGGCGGCAGGAAGCTCGAGGACCTCGCCGGGCTCGGCCGCCACATGCCCTGGACCACGGCCTGCATGACCGTGGGCGTGCTCTCCATCATGGGCATGCCGCCCTTCAACGGATTCGCCAGCAAGTACCTCATGCTGCGCGCCTGCATCGCGGCCGGGCATCCCGAGCTGGCCTGCGGCCTGCTCCTGGCGAGCCTGGCGGGCGCCGTCTACTACATGCGCATCCTGCGCGTGCTGATCTTCGAGCGCCGCCGCGGCCCGGCCGTGTCCGAGGCCCATATCGCCATGCTGCTTCCCATGCTCCTGCTCGCGGCGCTGTGCGTCGTCCTGGGCATCGCCCCGCAGCTGAACCTGGCCCTGGTCGTGCCCGTGGCGAACATGCTGACCTCCGCGGGCAAGCTTGCACCCCAGGCCCTGCCGAGTCTCGCCGTCACCTGGCCGCCCTTCGTGGTCATCCCCATGCTCGGCGCGGCGCTGCCCTTCCTGCTGCGCAAGAACCGCCGCGCCGCGGGCTGGTCCGCGGCCCTCGTACTCCTCTGCGCGGCACTGGCCGTGTTCGTCTACGGCGGCACCCTCGACACGCTCTCCTTCGGCTTCGCCCTGGTGGTCGCGCTCATGGGCTGCCTGAACATGGTCTACTCCGTGGGCTACATGGAGCACAGCCACACCCAGTGGCGCTTCTACACCTTCTTCCTGTTCATGGCCGGAGGCCTGCTCGGCGTGGCCGCAAGCTCCGACCTCTTCAGCTTCTTCACCTTCTGGGAGATCATGAGCTCCTGGAGCCTCTACTTCGTGATCGTGCACGAGGAGAACCGCCAGGCCTTGAAGGAAGGCTACAAGTACTTCTTCTTCAACGTCCTGGGCGCGGCCTTCCTCTTCCTCGGCGTGCTCCTGCTCGTGCAGGCCGCGGGCTCGCCCACGTTCAGCGCCGTGCGCGCTGCCTGGACCGCAATGCCCGCGGGCACCGCGGGCGCGGCCCTGGCGCTCATGGCGCTGGGCTTCGGCATGAAGGCGGCGCAGCTGCCCCTGCGCATCGACATCCAGATGCACCCGGCCGCGGCGCCCACGCCGGTCTCGGGCTACATCTCCTCGGTGCTGCTGAAGAGCGCGTTCTTCGGCCTCGTGAAGCTCTTTTTCGTGCTCGGCGGCGCGGGAGCGCTCGCGGCAGGGGCGGTGGGGCTCTGGCATCAGGCAGCGGTCATGCACACCCTGGCCTGGGTGGGCGGCGTGACCATCGTGCTCGCCGCGCTCATGGCCGTGCTCCAGTCGGACCTGAAGCTCGTGCTCATCTACTCGACCGTCAGCCAGCTCGGCTACATGGTCCTCGGCGTTTCGCTCGGCACCTCGCTCGGCGTGGCGGGCGGCCTCCTGCACCTGGCCAACCACGTGCTCTTCAAGGACCTGCTCTTCCTCGTGGCGGGCGCGCTGCTCCTGCAGACGCACAAGCACTCCCTGGACGAGCTCGGCGGCGTGGGCCGCAAGATGCCGGTGACGCTCGCCGTCTTCGCCGTGGGCGCGCTCTCCGTGGTCGGCGTGCCGCCGAGCAACGGCTTCACCTCCAAGTGGATCATCTACCACGCGCTCATGCAGCAGGGCGACGTCGTCCTGGCGCTCCTCTCGCTCGTGGGCAGCGTGCTAACCCTGGCCTACTTCGCCAAGTACCTGCACGCGGCCTTCCTGGGCCAGCCTGCGCGCGACCTCGAGCACGTGCATGAGGCGCCGCGCGTCATGCTCGCGCCCATGGTCCTCCTGGCCGCGGGGTGCGTGGTCACGGGCATCTTCCCGGGCCTTCTGCTCGAACCCATCGCGGCTATCGTCAGCCAGCTCGGTCTGGGCACCCTGGACGTGGCCGCCTCGGGCCTCGTCTCCGGCCCCGGCGCGTGGAACGCCACGGCCGTCGCGGTCCTGGCCCTGGTGGCCTTCGGCATCGGCTGGGGCTCGCTGCGCCTGCTCGTGCGCACCGCCCGCGTGAGCGACGTGCACACCTGCGGCGTGCGTCTCGATCCGTCCGCCACGCGCATGGCCTCGCGCGGCATCTACGGCCTGCCCGGCGACATGCTGCGGGGGCTCGCGGCCACGCTCATCCCTGCGGCCAAGGAGTAA
- a CDS encoding NADH-quinone oxidoreductase subunit B family protein, whose translation MNLLKKLSVRSPWLYRINAGSCNGCDVELLTTACIPRYDVERFGCKYCGSPRHADIVLITGPLTARVKDKVLRVWDEIPEPKITVAVGICPVSCGVFRGGYSIEGPVDKYLPIDINVPGCPPRPQAIIEGVVKARDVWLARIGG comes from the coding sequence ATGAACCTCTTGAAGAAGCTCTCCGTCCGGTCGCCGTGGCTCTATCGGATCAACGCGGGCTCGTGCAACGGCTGCGACGTCGAGCTGCTGACCACGGCCTGCATCCCGCGCTACGACGTGGAGCGTTTCGGCTGCAAGTACTGCGGCAGCCCGCGCCACGCGGACATCGTGCTCATCACCGGCCCGCTCACCGCGCGGGTCAAGGACAAGGTCCTGCGTGTCTGGGACGAGATCCCCGAGCCCAAGATCACCGTGGCCGTGGGCATCTGCCCCGTGAGCTGCGGCGTGTTCCGCGGCGGCTACAGCATCGAGGGGCCCGTGGACAAGTATCTGCCCATCGACATCAACGTGCCGGGGTGCCCGCCCCGGCCGCAGGCCATCATCGAGGGCGTGGTCAAGGCCCGCGACGTCTGGCTTGCCCGCATCGGAGGATGA
- a CDS encoding NADH-quinone oxidoreductase subunit C produces the protein MATVRTLDPELEHGLEILALKGGFHWTEDQTGNRFYWYRLEVSDDLTRAAELLAAHAARLCTVTAYDPVREHGYTRHEIAYHFDCRGTMVTVTVPLSERTRSVPSITPLFRNADWNEREFMEMYGISVIGHPDPRRLFLDESLDRGIMNRIIPISVLMNGASSKDLWERILGDRHAEEKVEEAQTEGEGAAVPASEEEKA, from the coding sequence ATGGCGACCGTACGCACGCTTGATCCCGAACTCGAGCACGGTCTCGAGATACTGGCGCTCAAGGGCGGCTTTCACTGGACCGAGGACCAGACCGGCAACCGCTTCTACTGGTACCGGCTCGAGGTCTCCGACGACCTGACCCGGGCCGCCGAGCTGCTGGCCGCGCACGCCGCGCGCCTGTGCACCGTGACCGCCTACGATCCGGTGCGCGAGCACGGCTACACGCGCCACGAGATCGCCTACCACTTCGACTGCCGCGGGACCATGGTCACGGTCACCGTGCCGCTTTCCGAGCGCACGCGCAGCGTGCCCTCCATCACGCCGCTGTTTCGCAACGCGGACTGGAACGAGCGCGAGTTCATGGAGATGTACGGCATCAGCGTCATCGGCCATCCCGATCCCCGCCGCCTGTTCCTGGACGAAAGTCTCGATCGGGGCATCATGAACAGGATCATTCCCATCTCGGTGCTCATGAACGGCGCTTCCAGCAAGGATCTGTGGGAACGCATCCTGGGCGACAGGCACGCCGAAGAGAAGGTGGAAGAGGCGCAGACGGAAGGGGAGGGGGCAGCAGTGCCCGCTTCCGAGGAGGAGAAGGCATGA
- a CDS encoding respiratory chain complex I subunit 1 family protein, translating into MNAVLPALFHMLVFPGGLFAIAVGLLLKGLDRRVEARLQRRVGPPLLQPFYDLAKLATKETIIPSTANRTAFLTAPLIGFTGMAVCAAFIPVTGAYAGLSGMGDLLVLFYLLPLPAIALMVGGSASSSPFGALGFSREMCMMLAYEVPLLAVLLAVAMKVGAATGGGAEFSLSAVVAYQLAHGQLVFDPAMWPALIAYLLFLPGTMGVPPFDVPEAETELIEGPLLEYSGPALGFFHVASALKAMVVLGLGVAMFFPAPVPGGAFVNVLWFLFKCAALMLVSLTIVKSATGRFRVDQAFTFYLKYPATLALASLVLACWGM; encoded by the coding sequence ATGAACGCCGTTCTTCCCGCGCTCTTCCACATGCTGGTCTTCCCCGGCGGGCTCTTCGCCATCGCCGTGGGGCTCCTGCTCAAGGGGCTCGACCGCCGCGTCGAGGCCAGGCTGCAGCGCCGCGTGGGGCCGCCCCTCCTGCAGCCGTTCTACGACCTCGCCAAGCTGGCCACCAAGGAGACGATCATTCCCTCCACGGCCAACCGCACGGCCTTCCTGACCGCGCCGCTCATCGGCTTCACCGGCATGGCCGTGTGCGCCGCCTTCATCCCGGTGACCGGCGCGTACGCCGGGCTCTCGGGCATGGGCGACCTGCTGGTCCTCTTCTACCTCCTGCCGCTGCCCGCCATCGCGCTCATGGTCGGCGGCTCGGCCTCCAGCTCGCCCTTCGGCGCGCTGGGCTTCTCGCGCGAGATGTGCATGATGCTGGCCTACGAGGTGCCGCTCCTGGCGGTGCTCCTGGCCGTGGCCATGAAGGTCGGCGCGGCCACGGGCGGCGGGGCGGAGTTCTCCCTGTCCGCGGTGGTCGCCTACCAGCTCGCCCATGGCCAGCTGGTCTTCGACCCGGCCATGTGGCCCGCGCTGATCGCCTACCTGCTCTTCCTGCCCGGGACCATGGGCGTGCCGCCCTTCGACGTGCCCGAGGCCGAGACCGAGCTCATCGAGGGCCCGCTGCTCGAGTACTCCGGCCCCGCGCTCGGCTTCTTCCACGTGGCCTCGGCGCTGAAGGCCATGGTCGTGCTGGGCCTGGGCGTGGCCATGTTCTTCCCCGCGCCCGTGCCCGGCGGAGCCTTCGTGAACGTGCTCTGGTTCCTGTTCAAGTGCGCGGCGCTGATGCTCGTCTCCCTGACCATCGTCAAGTCGGCCACCGGACGTTTCCGCGTGGACCAGGCCTTCACCTTCTACCTCAAGTATCCCGCGACGCTGGCCCTGGCGAGCCTGGTCCTGGCGTGCTGGGGAATGTGA